In Musa acuminata AAA Group cultivar baxijiao chromosome BXJ3-11, Cavendish_Baxijiao_AAA, whole genome shotgun sequence, one DNA window encodes the following:
- the LOC103970920 gene encoding uncharacterized protein LOC103970920, whose product MNQQDLDCVLVPAGLTIMLAYHLWLLRRIAKHPTKTVSLFLSLKCIPVHADVGIMIQNSTKNGVLAIQTLRNNIMASTLLATTAFMLCSVIVYLMTNSGGNGSSSKHSGQDLVLGDRSKLGLSVELFSILVCFVLALLLNIEAVRYYSHVSILINVPLRGRRSPAHLDTAEYVAKAMNKGSYFWSGGLHPFDLSLPFFLWISGPISMVIRCLLLVCFLYRGGEREWWWWR is encoded by the coding sequence ATGAACCAACAAGATCTGGACTGCGTTCTGGTGCCGGCCGGCCTCACCATCATGTTGGCTTACCATCTATGGCTTCTCCGCCGCATCGCTAAACACCCGACCAAGactgtctctctctttctctctctcaaatGCATACCTGTTCATGCAGATGTTGGCATCATGATACAGAACTCGACTAAGAACGGAGTCCTGGCTATCCAAACCCTAAGGAACAACATAATGGCGTCGACGTTGTTAGCCACCACAGCGTTCATGCTCTGCTCGGTGATCGTCTACCTAATGACCAACAGCGGCGGGAATGGAAGCTCAAGCAAGCATAGCGGACAGGACTTGGTGCTGGGCGACCGAAGCAAGCTGGGTCTCTCCGTCGAGCTGTTCTCCATCTTAGTCTGCTTCGTGCTCGCCTTGCTTCTAAACATCGAAGCCGTTCGGTACTACAGCCACGTTAGCATCCTCATCAACGTGCCTCTCCGGGGCCGGCGGTCACCGGCGCACCTCGATACAGCGGAATATGTCGCCAAGGCCATGAACAAGGGGAGCTATTTCTGGTCTGGTGGACTCCACCCCTTCGACCTTTCCCTTCCTTTCTTCCTGTGGATCTCTGGGCCCATTTCCATGGTCATCCGCTGCTTGCTACTGGTGTGCTTCTTGTaccgaggaggagaaagagaatggtggtggtggcggtga
- the LOC135653120 gene encoding CASP-like protein 5A1: MFVSRPAVHPVEAPPLTDAAENPPRVRMKEIQGMPGTSGGLALRLSQFVFAAAALGVMVSASDFASVTAFCYLVAATILQGLWSISLAFLDIYALLVKRCLRNPRALRLFTLGDGITATLTFAAACASSGITVLIGNDLNICSQNHCTSFETATAMAFISWFAVCPSFLMNFWSLACR; this comes from the exons ATGTTTGTGAGCAGGCCGGCAGTGCACCCCGTGGAGGCGCCGCCTCTCACGGATGCAGCCGAGAACCCACCGAGGGTGAGGATGAAGGAGATCCAGGGCATGCCGGGGACGTCCGGCGGCCTCGCGCTGCGCCTTTCTCAGTTTGTGTTCGCGGCCGCCGCCCTCGGCGTCATGGTCTCCGCCAGCGATTTTGCCTCCGTCACTGCCTTCTG TTATCTGGTTGCGGCAACCATCTTACAAGGCTTGTGGAGTATCTCACTAGCTTTTCTGGATATATATGCACTTCTAGTAAAACGCTGCTTGCGGAATCCCCGAGCACTGCGTTTGTTTACTCTTGGAGATGGG ATCACGGCCACACTGACATTTGCAGCTGCTTGTGCATCTTCCGGCATTACAGTACTGATCGGCAATGATCTCAACATATGCTCACAGAACCACTGCACGAGCTTCGAGACTGCAACGGCGATGGCTTTCATCAGTTGGTTTGCAGTCTGCCCATCATTTCTCATGAACTTCTGGTCACTGGCATGTAGGTGA
- the LOC135653057 gene encoding transcriptional corepressor LEUNIG_HOMOLOG-like isoform X1: MAQSNWEADKMLDVYIYDYLMKRNLQTTAKAFMAEGKVAADPVAIDAPGGFLFEWWSVFWDIFIARTNDKHSEVAAAYIEAQQIKAREHQQQLQMQQLQLMQQRHAQLQRNNPTHPSLMSPVNAVNSDGILGPSTASVLAAKMYEERMKHPHSMDTETSSQLLDPNRMALPKSATTHAGQLIQGNPGSISATLQQIQARNQQTADIKMEGNLNMPQRTLPMDPSSIYGQGLIQSKSALNVAGLNQGVSGFPLKGWPLTGIDQLRPNLGPQVQKPVISAPAQFQLMSPQQQQQFLAQAQVQGNLGSSSSSGDMDPQRFRTLPRGSLSGKEGQPTGTDGSIGSLIQSTSPKIRQDQAEYIMKIVQMQQSSSQKPQEHLQQQQQLEQNNRKRKQPSSSGAANSTGTGNTLGHSPNSPSSTPFTHTIGDRVGMAGNLHHVSSMPKSSMMYGADGPGLASSSNQMDDLENFGDVASLEDNVESFLSHVDGDARDIFAALKKGPSDQNQGSSKGFTFTEVNCIRTSNSKVVCCHFSSDGKFLASAGHEMKAVLWNMDTYKTESTPEEHSLIITDVRFMPNSTRLATSSFDRHVKLWDATQPNYCLHTFSGHNSQVTSLDFHPKKTDLMCSCDGNGEIRLWDVSQYTLSRVSKGGTVQVRFQPNVGQLLAAAAENVVSIFDVETDRKKHTWQLHKKDVQSVCWDNTGELLASVSQDCVKVWSLAKGECIHELSSNGNKFHSCIFHPSYANLLVIGGYQTLVLWNMGENQTMPVQAHDGLIAALAESPAAGMVASASHDKSVKLWK; encoded by the exons ATGGCGCAGAGTAATTGGGAAGCTGATAAGAT GCTTGATGTCTATATTTATGATTATTTGATGAAGAGAAATCTGCAAACCACTGCAAAAGCTTTCATGGCTGAAGGGAAGGTTGCAGCTGATCCAGTAG CAATTGATGCTCCTGGAGGATTTCTGTTTGAATGGTGGTCAGTCTTTTGGGATATCTTCATTGCAAGGACAAATGACAAGCATTCTGAAGTTGCAGCAGCATATATAGAG GCTCAACAAATCAAAGCAAGGGAACATCAGCAACAGTTACAGATGCAACAGTTACAATTGATGCAACAGCGACATGCTCAGTTGCAGAGAAATAATCCTACTCATCCTTCGCTTATGAGTCCTGTAAATGCTGTAAATTCTGATGGCATTTTAGGACCTTCAACTGCTAGTGTCTTGGCTGCCAAGATGTATGAAGAACGTATGAAGCACCCACACTCAATGGATACTGAGACATCCTCGCAGCTTCTCGATCCTAATAGGATGGCCCTTCCTAAGTCCGCAACCACTCACGCTGG GCAGTTAATCCAAGGTAATCCAGGGAGTATCTCTGCAACATTGCAGCAAATTCAAGCTCGAAATCAACAGACAGCT GACATTAAGATGGAGGGTAATTTGAATATGCCTCAAAGAACTTTGCCCATGGATCCATCCTCGATATATGGACAGGGCCTTATACAGTCAAAGTCTGCATTAAATGTTGCAG GACTGAACCAAGGTGTCAGTGGTTTTCCATTGAAGGGTTGGCCTCTAACT GGTATCGACCagcttcggcccaatttaggtcctcAAGTGCAGAAGCCTGTTATATCTGCACCAGCTCAGTTTCAGCTTATGTCACCACAGCAACAGCAACAGTTCCTAGCACAAGCACAAGTACAGGGCAATCTTGGTAGTTCTTCTAGCTCTGGAGATATGGATCCTCAACGATTTAGGACATTGCCTAGGGGTAGTTTAAGTGGTAAAGAGGGCCAACCCACTGGAACTGATGGGTCAATAGGTTCTTTGATTCAGTCAACCTCACCAAAGATCAGACAGGATCAAGCTGAATACATAATGAAG ATTGTGCAGATGCAGCAGTCCTCATCTCAGAAGCCACAGGAACATCTCCAGCAGCAACAACAGTTAGAGCAA AACAATAGGAAAAGGAAACAACCTTCTTCATCTGGGGCTGCCAACAGTACTGGCACTGGAAACACTCTGGGTCATTCTCCCAACTCTCCTTCGTCAACACCATTTACCCATACAATTGGTGATAGGGTGGGGATGGCTGGAAACTTGCACCATGTTAGCAGTATGCCAAAAAGTTCAATGATGTATGGTGCTGATGGACCAGGGCTTGCTTCGTCTTCAAATCAGATG GATGATCTGGAGAACTTTGGGGATGTTGCTTCTTTGGAAGATAATGTAGAGTCATTTTTATCGCATGTTGATGGAGATGCAAGGGACATATTTGCTGCATTAAAAAAAGGCCCTTCTGATCAAAATCAAGGGTCTTCAAAAG GTTTTACATTCACTGAAGTCAATTGTATTCGCACAAGTAACAGTAAGGTTGTCTGCTGTCATTTTTCTTCTGATGGGAAATTCTTGGCCAGTGCTGGACATGAGATGAAG GCTGTTCTATGGAACATGGATACTTATAAAACAGAGAGTACTCCGGAAGAGCATAGTCTTATCATTACCGATGTTCGTTTTATGCCAAACTCAACTCGACTGGCAACTTCATCGTTTGATCGACATGTGAAACTCTGGGATGCAACACAA CCAAATTATTGTTTGCACACTTTTTCGGGGCACAATTCGCAAGTGACATCCCTGGATTTTCATCCAAAGAAGACAGATCTAATGTGCTCTTGTGATGGTAATGGTGAAATTCGATTGTGGGATGTCAGTCAGTACACACTCTCACGTGTTTCGAAG GGTGGTACAGTACAAGTTAGGTTCCAGCCTAATGTTGGACAACTTCTGGCAGCAGCTGCGGAAAATGTGGTGTCAATTTTTGATGTGGAAACAGATAGAAAGAAACACACATGGCAG CTTCACAAAAAGGATGTGCAATCTGTTTGCTGGGACAACACTGGAGAACTCCTGGCATCTGTTAGTCAGGATTGTGTAAAGGTGTGGTCGTTAGCAAAAGGCGAGTGCATTCATGAGCTAAGTTCCAACGGGAACAAGTTCCATTCTTGCATTTTTCATCCAAGCTATGCGAATCTCTTGGTTATCGGCGGGTATCAG ACTTTGGTGCTGTGGAACATGGGAGAGAACCAAACCATGCCAGTCCAAGCGCACGACGGTTTGATTGCAGCACTGGCAGAGTCACCAGCCGCAGGAATGGTAGCGTCTGCGAGCCACGACAAGTCTGTCAAGTTGTGGAAGTAG
- the LOC135582179 gene encoding uncharacterized protein LOC135582179 — protein sequence MEDLSKYAHSPAHLAVARRDHAGLRRMVAALPRLPKAGEVTTEEESLAGELTADAVSAVIDRRDVPHRETPLHLAVRMRDPISAEILMSAGADWSLQNEHGWSALQEAVCTREDAIAMIIARHYQPLAWAKWCRRLPRIVSSIERILDFYMEITFHFESSVIPFISRIAPSDTYRIWKRGPNLRADMTLAGFDGFRIQRSDQTFLFLGQGAPAEDVHPPLPPGSLIVLAHKEKEITNALEGAGAKPTEAEVAHEVALMSQTNMYRPGIDVTQAELVPHLNWRRQERAEMVGNWKTKVYDMLNVMVSVKSRRVPGAMTDEELFTVDNDERIANGGDLDGELDDVLTPEERMQLDSALRMDNSQGLDESEGNSGALEGVENSESNGVTKERTSWFGWSSKRTSKNTGGEDADDVKNKHMKLCPENGHHKSESAKEMGDIKKGKEKGSKKKTGNESNKHESEFKKGVRPVLWLTPDFPLKTDELLPLLDILANKVKAVRRLRELLTTKLPQGTFPVKLAIPIVPTIRVLITFTKFEELQQSDEFSTPLSSPTHFQESKAKETEGSGSWYSWVKRSRGGQSSDSSEGRSCKDEIDPFHIPSDYTWIDATEKKRRMKAKKGKSKRGTNRKQSTRGSEDQQLLDGFE from the exons ATGGAGGATCTCTCCAAGTACGCCCACAGTCCAGCCCACCTCGCCGTAGCACGAAGAGATCATGCAGGCCTCCGGCGGATGGTCGCGGCGCTCCCGCGCCTCCCCAAGGCTGGGGAGGTCACCACTGAGGAGGAGTCCCTCGCCGGCGAGCTCACGGCTGATGCCGTCTCCGCCGTCATCGATCGGCGTGACGTTCCGCACCGGGAAACCCCCCTCCACCTTGCTGTCCGGATGCGCGACCCCATCTCTGCGGAGATCCTCATGTCGGCTGGCGCCGATTGGTCCCTTCAGAATGAGCATGGATGGTCGGCGCTGCAGGAGGCTGTTTGCACCCGTGAGGATGCAATCGCTATGATCATCGCCCGCCACTACCAGCCCCTCGCTTGGGCCAAGTGGTGCCGCCGCCTCCCTCGCATTGTTTCTTCCATCGAGAGGATCCTGGATTTCTACATGGAGATCACCTTCCACTTCGAAAGCTCAGTGATCCCATTCATCAGCAGGATTGCACCATCTGATACTTATCGAATATGGAAGCGGGGTCCAAACCTTAGAGCTGACATGACTCTGGCCGGATTTGATGGCTTCAGAATCCAGCGTTCTGACCAGACATTCCTGTTTCTTGGTCAGGGTGCTCCGGCTGAGGATGTGCATCCACCACTGCCACCTGGGTCTCTAATTGTGCTTGCTCACAAGGAGAAGGAGATCACAAATGCACTCGAAGGAGCTGGAGCCAAGCCCACAGAAGCAGAGGTGGCTCACGAGGTTGCTTTGATGTCTCAGACTAATATGTACAGGCCAGGTATTGACGTTACGCAAGCTGAGCTTGTTCCTCACTTGAATTGGCGACGTCAGGAGAGGGCTGAAATGGTTGGGAATTGGAAAACTAAAGTCTATGATATGCTAAATGTAATGGTGAGTGTGAAATCAAGAAGGGTTCCTGGTGCTATGACTGATGAGGAGTTATTCACCGTCGACAATGATGAAAGGATAGCCAATGGTGGGGATCTTGATGGGGAGCTTGATGATGTATTGACACCCGAGGAGAGGATGCAGTTAGATTCAGCGCTTAGGATGGATAATTCACAGGGCTTAGATGAATCTGAGGGGAATAGTGGGGCACTGGAAGGTGTTGAGAACTCTGAATCCAATGGTGTAACCAAAGAGAGGACAAGCTGGTTTGGTTGGAGCAGCAAAAGGACTTCCAAGAACACTGGAGGTGAGGATGCAGATGATGTAAAGAATAAACACATGAAGTTGTGCCCAGAGAATGGTCATCATAAATCTGAATCAGCAAAGGAGATGGGAGATATCAAGAAGGGGAAAGAAAAAGGCAGTAAGAAGAAGACCGGAAATGAGTCTAATAAACATGAAAGTGAGTTCAAGAAGGGTGTGAGACCAGTTTTGTGGTTGACTCCAGACTTCCCTTTGAAAACAGATGAGCTTCTTCCTTTACTCGATATCTTAGCAAACAAGGTCAAAGCTGTGAGGAGGCTGAGGGAACTCTTGACCACAAAGCTCCCGCAAGGCACATTTCCTGTCAAG TTAGCCATTCCCATCGTTCCTACCATTCGGGTTCTCATCACCTTTACAAAGTTTGAAGAGCTCCAGCAATCTGATGAATTTTCGACTCCACTTTCCAGCCCAACTCATTTCCAGGAAAGCAAAGCCAAAGAAACAGAGGGATCAGGTTCATGGTATTCATGGGTGAAACGAAGCCGAGGTGGGCAGTCTAGTGATAGCAGTGAAGGGCGAAGCTGCAAAGATGAGATCGATCCTTTTCATATACCCTCAGATTATACTTGGATTGATGCCACTGAAAAGAAGCGACGGATGAAGGCCAAGAAGGGCAAGAGCAAGCGAGGTACCAACAGAAAGCAATCCACCAGAGGTTCAGAAGATCAGCAACTATTGGATGGTTTCGAATAG
- the LOC135653057 gene encoding transcriptional corepressor LEUNIG_HOMOLOG-like isoform X3 translates to MAQSNWEADKMLDVYIYDYLMKRNLQTTAKAFMAEGKVAADPVAIDAPGGFLFEWWSVFWDIFIARTNDKHSEVAAAYIEAQQIKAREHQQQLQMQQLQLMQQRHAQLQRNNPTHPSLMSPVNAVNSDGILGPSTASVLAAKMYEERMKHPHSMDTETSSQLLDPNRMALPKSATTHAGQLIQGNPGSISATLQQIQARNQQTADIKMEGNLNMPQRTLPMDPSSIYGQGLIQSKSALNVAGLNQGVSGFPLKGWPLTGIDQLRPNLGPQVQKPVISAPAQFQLMSPQQQQQFLAQAQVQGNLGSSSSSGDMDPQRFRTLPRGSLSGKEGQPTGTDGSIGSLIQSTSPKIRQDQAEYIMKNNRKRKQPSSSGAANSTGTGNTLGHSPNSPSSTPFTHTIGDRVGMAGNLHHVSSMPKSSMMYGADGPGLASSSNQMDDLENFGDVASLEDNVESFLSHVDGDARDIFAALKKGPSDQNQGSSKGFTFTEVNCIRTSNSKVVCCHFSSDGKFLASAGHEMKAVLWNMDTYKTESTPEEHSLIITDVRFMPNSTRLATSSFDRHVKLWDATQPNYCLHTFSGHNSQVTSLDFHPKKTDLMCSCDGNGEIRLWDVSQYTLSRVSKGGTVQVRFQPNVGQLLAAAAENVVSIFDVETDRKKHTWQLHKKDVQSVCWDNTGELLASVSQDCVKVWSLAKGECIHELSSNGNKFHSCIFHPSYANLLVIGGYQTLVLWNMGENQTMPVQAHDGLIAALAESPAAGMVASASHDKSVKLWK, encoded by the exons ATGGCGCAGAGTAATTGGGAAGCTGATAAGAT GCTTGATGTCTATATTTATGATTATTTGATGAAGAGAAATCTGCAAACCACTGCAAAAGCTTTCATGGCTGAAGGGAAGGTTGCAGCTGATCCAGTAG CAATTGATGCTCCTGGAGGATTTCTGTTTGAATGGTGGTCAGTCTTTTGGGATATCTTCATTGCAAGGACAAATGACAAGCATTCTGAAGTTGCAGCAGCATATATAGAG GCTCAACAAATCAAAGCAAGGGAACATCAGCAACAGTTACAGATGCAACAGTTACAATTGATGCAACAGCGACATGCTCAGTTGCAGAGAAATAATCCTACTCATCCTTCGCTTATGAGTCCTGTAAATGCTGTAAATTCTGATGGCATTTTAGGACCTTCAACTGCTAGTGTCTTGGCTGCCAAGATGTATGAAGAACGTATGAAGCACCCACACTCAATGGATACTGAGACATCCTCGCAGCTTCTCGATCCTAATAGGATGGCCCTTCCTAAGTCCGCAACCACTCACGCTGG GCAGTTAATCCAAGGTAATCCAGGGAGTATCTCTGCAACATTGCAGCAAATTCAAGCTCGAAATCAACAGACAGCT GACATTAAGATGGAGGGTAATTTGAATATGCCTCAAAGAACTTTGCCCATGGATCCATCCTCGATATATGGACAGGGCCTTATACAGTCAAAGTCTGCATTAAATGTTGCAG GACTGAACCAAGGTGTCAGTGGTTTTCCATTGAAGGGTTGGCCTCTAACT GGTATCGACCagcttcggcccaatttaggtcctcAAGTGCAGAAGCCTGTTATATCTGCACCAGCTCAGTTTCAGCTTATGTCACCACAGCAACAGCAACAGTTCCTAGCACAAGCACAAGTACAGGGCAATCTTGGTAGTTCTTCTAGCTCTGGAGATATGGATCCTCAACGATTTAGGACATTGCCTAGGGGTAGTTTAAGTGGTAAAGAGGGCCAACCCACTGGAACTGATGGGTCAATAGGTTCTTTGATTCAGTCAACCTCACCAAAGATCAGACAGGATCAAGCTGAATACATAATGAAG AACAATAGGAAAAGGAAACAACCTTCTTCATCTGGGGCTGCCAACAGTACTGGCACTGGAAACACTCTGGGTCATTCTCCCAACTCTCCTTCGTCAACACCATTTACCCATACAATTGGTGATAGGGTGGGGATGGCTGGAAACTTGCACCATGTTAGCAGTATGCCAAAAAGTTCAATGATGTATGGTGCTGATGGACCAGGGCTTGCTTCGTCTTCAAATCAGATG GATGATCTGGAGAACTTTGGGGATGTTGCTTCTTTGGAAGATAATGTAGAGTCATTTTTATCGCATGTTGATGGAGATGCAAGGGACATATTTGCTGCATTAAAAAAAGGCCCTTCTGATCAAAATCAAGGGTCTTCAAAAG GTTTTACATTCACTGAAGTCAATTGTATTCGCACAAGTAACAGTAAGGTTGTCTGCTGTCATTTTTCTTCTGATGGGAAATTCTTGGCCAGTGCTGGACATGAGATGAAG GCTGTTCTATGGAACATGGATACTTATAAAACAGAGAGTACTCCGGAAGAGCATAGTCTTATCATTACCGATGTTCGTTTTATGCCAAACTCAACTCGACTGGCAACTTCATCGTTTGATCGACATGTGAAACTCTGGGATGCAACACAA CCAAATTATTGTTTGCACACTTTTTCGGGGCACAATTCGCAAGTGACATCCCTGGATTTTCATCCAAAGAAGACAGATCTAATGTGCTCTTGTGATGGTAATGGTGAAATTCGATTGTGGGATGTCAGTCAGTACACACTCTCACGTGTTTCGAAG GGTGGTACAGTACAAGTTAGGTTCCAGCCTAATGTTGGACAACTTCTGGCAGCAGCTGCGGAAAATGTGGTGTCAATTTTTGATGTGGAAACAGATAGAAAGAAACACACATGGCAG CTTCACAAAAAGGATGTGCAATCTGTTTGCTGGGACAACACTGGAGAACTCCTGGCATCTGTTAGTCAGGATTGTGTAAAGGTGTGGTCGTTAGCAAAAGGCGAGTGCATTCATGAGCTAAGTTCCAACGGGAACAAGTTCCATTCTTGCATTTTTCATCCAAGCTATGCGAATCTCTTGGTTATCGGCGGGTATCAG ACTTTGGTGCTGTGGAACATGGGAGAGAACCAAACCATGCCAGTCCAAGCGCACGACGGTTTGATTGCAGCACTGGCAGAGTCACCAGCCGCAGGAATGGTAGCGTCTGCGAGCCACGACAAGTCTGTCAAGTTGTGGAAGTAG
- the LOC135653057 gene encoding transcriptional corepressor LEUNIG_HOMOLOG-like isoform X2: MAQSNWEADKMLDVYIYDYLMKRNLQTTAKAFMAEGKVAADPVAIDAPGGFLFEWWSVFWDIFIARTNDKHSEVAAAYIEAQQIKAREHQQQLQMQQLQLMQQRHAQLQRNNPTHPSLMSPVNAVNSDGILGPSTASVLAAKMYEERMKHPHSMDTETSSQLLDPNRMALPKSATTHAGQLIQGNPGSISATLQQIQARNQQTADIKMEGNLNMPQRTLPMDPSSIYGQGLIQSKSALNVAGLNQGVSGFPLKGWPLTGIDQLRPNLGPQVQKPVISAPAQFQLMSPQQQQQFLAQAQVQGNLGSSSSSGDMDPQRFRTLPRGSLSGKEGQPTGTDGSIGSLIQSTSPKIRQDQAEYIMKMQQSSSQKPQEHLQQQQQLEQNNRKRKQPSSSGAANSTGTGNTLGHSPNSPSSTPFTHTIGDRVGMAGNLHHVSSMPKSSMMYGADGPGLASSSNQMDDLENFGDVASLEDNVESFLSHVDGDARDIFAALKKGPSDQNQGSSKGFTFTEVNCIRTSNSKVVCCHFSSDGKFLASAGHEMKAVLWNMDTYKTESTPEEHSLIITDVRFMPNSTRLATSSFDRHVKLWDATQPNYCLHTFSGHNSQVTSLDFHPKKTDLMCSCDGNGEIRLWDVSQYTLSRVSKGGTVQVRFQPNVGQLLAAAAENVVSIFDVETDRKKHTWQLHKKDVQSVCWDNTGELLASVSQDCVKVWSLAKGECIHELSSNGNKFHSCIFHPSYANLLVIGGYQTLVLWNMGENQTMPVQAHDGLIAALAESPAAGMVASASHDKSVKLWK; encoded by the exons ATGGCGCAGAGTAATTGGGAAGCTGATAAGAT GCTTGATGTCTATATTTATGATTATTTGATGAAGAGAAATCTGCAAACCACTGCAAAAGCTTTCATGGCTGAAGGGAAGGTTGCAGCTGATCCAGTAG CAATTGATGCTCCTGGAGGATTTCTGTTTGAATGGTGGTCAGTCTTTTGGGATATCTTCATTGCAAGGACAAATGACAAGCATTCTGAAGTTGCAGCAGCATATATAGAG GCTCAACAAATCAAAGCAAGGGAACATCAGCAACAGTTACAGATGCAACAGTTACAATTGATGCAACAGCGACATGCTCAGTTGCAGAGAAATAATCCTACTCATCCTTCGCTTATGAGTCCTGTAAATGCTGTAAATTCTGATGGCATTTTAGGACCTTCAACTGCTAGTGTCTTGGCTGCCAAGATGTATGAAGAACGTATGAAGCACCCACACTCAATGGATACTGAGACATCCTCGCAGCTTCTCGATCCTAATAGGATGGCCCTTCCTAAGTCCGCAACCACTCACGCTGG GCAGTTAATCCAAGGTAATCCAGGGAGTATCTCTGCAACATTGCAGCAAATTCAAGCTCGAAATCAACAGACAGCT GACATTAAGATGGAGGGTAATTTGAATATGCCTCAAAGAACTTTGCCCATGGATCCATCCTCGATATATGGACAGGGCCTTATACAGTCAAAGTCTGCATTAAATGTTGCAG GACTGAACCAAGGTGTCAGTGGTTTTCCATTGAAGGGTTGGCCTCTAACT GGTATCGACCagcttcggcccaatttaggtcctcAAGTGCAGAAGCCTGTTATATCTGCACCAGCTCAGTTTCAGCTTATGTCACCACAGCAACAGCAACAGTTCCTAGCACAAGCACAAGTACAGGGCAATCTTGGTAGTTCTTCTAGCTCTGGAGATATGGATCCTCAACGATTTAGGACATTGCCTAGGGGTAGTTTAAGTGGTAAAGAGGGCCAACCCACTGGAACTGATGGGTCAATAGGTTCTTTGATTCAGTCAACCTCACCAAAGATCAGACAGGATCAAGCTGAATACATAATGAAG ATGCAGCAGTCCTCATCTCAGAAGCCACAGGAACATCTCCAGCAGCAACAACAGTTAGAGCAA AACAATAGGAAAAGGAAACAACCTTCTTCATCTGGGGCTGCCAACAGTACTGGCACTGGAAACACTCTGGGTCATTCTCCCAACTCTCCTTCGTCAACACCATTTACCCATACAATTGGTGATAGGGTGGGGATGGCTGGAAACTTGCACCATGTTAGCAGTATGCCAAAAAGTTCAATGATGTATGGTGCTGATGGACCAGGGCTTGCTTCGTCTTCAAATCAGATG GATGATCTGGAGAACTTTGGGGATGTTGCTTCTTTGGAAGATAATGTAGAGTCATTTTTATCGCATGTTGATGGAGATGCAAGGGACATATTTGCTGCATTAAAAAAAGGCCCTTCTGATCAAAATCAAGGGTCTTCAAAAG GTTTTACATTCACTGAAGTCAATTGTATTCGCACAAGTAACAGTAAGGTTGTCTGCTGTCATTTTTCTTCTGATGGGAAATTCTTGGCCAGTGCTGGACATGAGATGAAG GCTGTTCTATGGAACATGGATACTTATAAAACAGAGAGTACTCCGGAAGAGCATAGTCTTATCATTACCGATGTTCGTTTTATGCCAAACTCAACTCGACTGGCAACTTCATCGTTTGATCGACATGTGAAACTCTGGGATGCAACACAA CCAAATTATTGTTTGCACACTTTTTCGGGGCACAATTCGCAAGTGACATCCCTGGATTTTCATCCAAAGAAGACAGATCTAATGTGCTCTTGTGATGGTAATGGTGAAATTCGATTGTGGGATGTCAGTCAGTACACACTCTCACGTGTTTCGAAG GGTGGTACAGTACAAGTTAGGTTCCAGCCTAATGTTGGACAACTTCTGGCAGCAGCTGCGGAAAATGTGGTGTCAATTTTTGATGTGGAAACAGATAGAAAGAAACACACATGGCAG CTTCACAAAAAGGATGTGCAATCTGTTTGCTGGGACAACACTGGAGAACTCCTGGCATCTGTTAGTCAGGATTGTGTAAAGGTGTGGTCGTTAGCAAAAGGCGAGTGCATTCATGAGCTAAGTTCCAACGGGAACAAGTTCCATTCTTGCATTTTTCATCCAAGCTATGCGAATCTCTTGGTTATCGGCGGGTATCAG ACTTTGGTGCTGTGGAACATGGGAGAGAACCAAACCATGCCAGTCCAAGCGCACGACGGTTTGATTGCAGCACTGGCAGAGTCACCAGCCGCAGGAATGGTAGCGTCTGCGAGCCACGACAAGTCTGTCAAGTTGTGGAAGTAG